The DNA segment CAAGTGCTTTGATCTCTGTGTTTTCTATTTTCGCAATGCCATGTGTAAGTTAATTTCAATAATCCTTCTGTTGTTCATTAGTTTAAACATTAAAAAAAAGGGCAcccgatgcactaagctcccgctatgcgcggggtccggggaagggccggaccacaagggtatATCGTACGCAGTCTTACTTTGCATTTCTACAAGAGggtgtttccacggctcgaacccatgagttcctggtcacatggcaacaactttaccagttacgccaaggcttccCTTCATTAGAATTTTGATAAACCCTTCGTCTTAACTGCAGTTAAAGAGCATTGCATCTAAGCAAATTGGACCAAATGAGCAGGTACATTTTCAAGAATTGCTACAACTTGCTCACAATATGATATTACTATTACAAAAGAATCATTGTCTATTACCTTGCCCACAACCTgattttagttttattttctcCTTTCAGGGAAAGGTTCAAGGATGCATCACAGGCATATGTTCATTTGCAAGTGTAGTTTCTCCTCTAATTTTTAGCCCTTTAACAGGTAGCTAAACTAACATAACCCCTTTTATTCTGCCAATTCTCTGCTATCATTTTTCCAGACCTAAGTCAACTTAATCTAACTAACATGGTGTTTCTTCTAGCTTTATTTCTGTCGCAAAATGCACCCTTCCATTTCCCAGGATTCGGTATAGCCTGTGCTGCCTTTGCATCAGTAAGCACTTTAGCCTTATTTACATATCTTCTGTTGCACTTTCTCTTTAGTTCTAGTAAGATCTTGTATGTAATACGATCGATGATACTGCAGATGCTGGCCTTTATTCAGAGTCTCATGATAAGGCCAGATGATACTGTGATCAATTGCAGTCCAAATGATTCAGACTCAGGAGAGCCATAATATTTGGAATTGGAGTACGAGGCTCTAAAGTCTAAATCAGATTGTGTATAGTtcaatttatttatttaacttttatcaatagtttatttatttatgtcATTCTGAAGCCAATCCAAAGTTCAGACAGATGAACCTCCAAGAGAAGGCTCCCATGTACCTTTGGTAATTAAATTGTAGTTACTCAAGTATCTTCTTAATAGGATTAAGAATCTATAGAAATGTATGATTATCAAAGTAGATATTGAAGGTTCTTTTTATGTTATTTATTCTTAGAAGTGAATGCAATATGATGCATCACCATTTCCTTTATTTTCATGAAATCTTCCTAATACTAGTACTAGTAAATATAAAAATAGAGAATGCAACCCACAGTTAGAGCTGCTAACCCCGTTTGTCCATaaattttttttccctttttttaaataattaaaaaaataattatttatccATAAAATTTtgcaagtttttgaaaaaaaatggaaaatgagtttttccaaaACCAAAAAGTAGTTTTGAccactttttcaaaattttgcagAATTTTTTTTCCCCACTCACAAAACTGCAACAAATTTCCAAGTGAAATGTGTGttcaaacataatttcaaattccaaatactaccatttttcaaCTTAATTTCAAATactattctttttcaaaaattacagtttttatgtccaaacgcctacttaaaTTACACGATTCTACTGCAGCCAACTAAAATCTGACTGAAGAATGGCAATTTCATGTGAATTAAATCAACCATTATTATTATAACCTTAATTTCAAATAAAAAGATTCAACAGCATTATGAGCCTCAATCGCAaactgcttctaattattttgaGGTCAACAAACAATGCAGACCCCTTTATTTCCAAGAAAATAGCCAAAAAGGGAACCATTTCACATTCATAGACCTTGATGCAACTGACAAAGCTAGGTAGCAAAAGACAACACTTCATAAGGCTACTTATCACTAAAAATGTGGCTTGTAGATGTGCTCATCTTAGTAGATCAAGGAAAACAAGTGTTGCGAGGAAATCTCAATGCATATATACAACATCTACACTGCaacaaacaaaagcttcaagaGATACCAAGCTACCATAACTTTCAGTATGCCACAAGGGTAAGTTCAACAGAGTAGAAACTTGTCACGTAGAGAGGCTAAAGGTCCATGATTGCATAAGCAGTTTATCATAAAACTCAATTAAGGCGAAATTTCTCGTATCCTGAGACAGAAAATTACTTGCAGTCTAGTCATGGAAAGCTTACTCCTGGAAGATAATTACAGGATCGGCGTAGGATCTTGCACAACCTAACAATTTCTCAGCCAATTGAGATAAAAGTGGGGACTCACAGTTCATTGAACATCTCTTGCACTTTCTTTTCTCTGATGTGATAGTGAACTTCTCCAAAATCGTTGAACTCTTCAACAGGAATTCTGAAAGTTTGAAAAGCTTTCTTAATTGCCATTGGAAACTATACTTCAAGCACACCCCGAATGAGATGCCAATCTTAACATTCTTGAGGTTGGGAAACTGAAAGCTTGAAATCCGACTCTCCATATCATTATTATCTCCTTTGGCCGAATATCTTGACTCAAAGCGGCGGCAGGAACTATCATACTGGAGACAGAAAATATATTCAGGATCAAATGCAGTTAAGCCTAATGAAACTGCAGAAAGGTACAAAAATTGATTTCACAGTAGAagtgtcttgtcataaaaatttCAGAACCAACGAATCCTAATGGTACATGGAAAATGATTAAGAGGGCTGTTCCAATCATAAGATTCATCGAGCACGTAACCTAACCAAAGAGTGATAGCGCAACAGTACTTTTTGTTTCGAAGCTCATTTGCCTCAAAGAAAGCAACAACACCATCCATATTAATGTGAAGCTTTATAGTGACAAAAGCAAGCTTCTTACGGATAATTACAGATATATTTGCATTCTCCTTCAGAAACAACTTCCTGGGAGGGGAGGTTGTTCAAATTTCATCAAATGAATAGAcgtaagaagaaaagaaaatgttcCAGGAAGTTACCGGCATAATGGCGATGTCTATGTTGAGTGTGTCCGCATGAGGTGACGCTCGCAAAAGTCCAGCTACTCCATGCAAATTAAATTCTCCTATAAGCAACTCTAGTGTAAGATATTTGCATTTCAGGTCTGGAATCAGCACCCATGGCACCCCTTCAAACTTCAAGGCGCACAGGACCTGGTGCAGTGAAACAAATGAAACCAATAAAGAATGGAGAAAGCATTAACAACAAAAAGAAAGTACTCCACAGCAGAGAGATAGTGACGTGACAAATCTAAAACACTTTAAGCAACATCAATGTAAAAAGATCTTTGTTGCAAGATGTATCTTTTTCCGGTATCATAAAAGAAATATCCAATTTTGAAAAGTGACAAACGGATTGCAAAAAGGCACAGAAAGCTGCACCTTTCTGTAATTAATCATGTTGCGCTTATAAACAACTAAAGCCCACTCCCCAAGCAGAGCTTGCATTTTCAAACATATCTCCTTTCTTATAGGAATTATAAAGACTTTAAAAAGTTGAATATACTTGGTTGATTTACCCCTTCTTGCTATTACAATCAATATCTCAGgtagttaaaaaaaaaattatctgtTCAGCGCTTAGAAAAAAAACTCCATCTAGAAAATCTAAGAATGAATTGTTGTTTGTGAAATTTGTGCAAAGGTTCTCAATGTATAATGTTTTTATTCTATAACGACTAGTAAACATCAATAGAGAAATAGGGACTTTTGAATTAAAAACAAACCTCTCTGAAGCAATTTCCAATTGATAGCTCGGTTGCATAACTCAACTTATGAAGGTAATCTTGCACGAGTGTCCTCAAAACTTGATGAGAATAATCACAATTttcttcctcatcatcaaaaCCACCTGTACCTAAAGCCCCGATTCCTTTGATACATTTATTGTTGAAAGTAAGCTTAGCATTAACTAAGGAAGACACATCGACAAGCCTACACATGAGATTATAAAAATTTCCTGAAATCTCCAAATGTTGAAGATAGGGGGCAATAATTTCCAAAGAACCATCATTTTCGGCATCAGGCTGCCAATGGCCTGCCAATGTTAGTCTCTTCAAATTCGAGGACTTAATTTCAAGACGACTAAAACCCCCGAAGAATGACAACTCCAGAGTTTCCAAAGCAGGACAACCTGATAGTAAGTTCACAATATCGTCGTCATCTAAACTTATTAGATACAGATTTAGCCTCTTTAGAGAGTTCCAAACTATGGCCAGTCCTTTATCAAACACCCAGTGGCTCAAATTCAATGTAATTAGTGACGAACAATATAAGTTAGTTCTTCATCATCTGAACATAATATAATATCCTCCACTTTTCTTTCAACAGCAAAATTAATCCATCGGCTGGTTTCCAACTCAAAGTTCCATCTAGACATGTAATCAAAATCgagtttgaatttttttattttggaacTAGTACAATGAGTTAAAACGTGGTCAACAAAGTATATGAATTTTTCTGTCTTGTAATTACTGTTAATGAAATGGAAGTTATAAATTGAATACCAAAGGAAACGCCACCGTTTTGAGAGAACACAGGATGCGACGGCATCTTTGGTAGGCAAAAGAGAGAGGATTTGTACCAAAAGTGCGTCCGGCAACTGAATAAAACGGTCTAGGGTTTCTTCAACTCCATTATTTTGTTTCTTCGACATTGAATCTCTCAAATTAGAACCGCCATTTTTGCGGGAATGGAGTGACGCCATGATTTCGAAATTCCTCAAAGGTGGGCCCTCGTCTTGGTTTTGTATACATGGGCCTTTTCCGAGATTTATTATTGAGAATTTTTCACAAAGCACCATCTTTTAGTCCTAATTAGTCATTTATAAATACTCTTTGTTATATTacgttctatagataccttttatgtttttatacaatgtatttcatgtatttaaacggttgtattcattaatacaagaAAAAAATAGGCGTAAAAACGGGAAATCCAGCTAAGTGTTAtctgtatttaactgtattcaagCGAATTTTTAGCTGTATTAAACTGTATTCAAGCGAAATTTCAGTGAAATACAGTAACTTTTTTGCGCAAATTCTAGGAACTTAAACTTGTTAAAAAcggaaggaaatcaaatcacatgatagtctcctaatttaactcaaagAACTAAAACGTGTACACACTAATTTGTATTTTGCTTAAAGAAAGCAACTCAAAAAcgtgaaaagaaggaaaaatcagAGCAACACATCTGATCGAACTTCtcaattctcttctcttttttttctattgaatacaataaaatacaattgaatacagctgaataaatacaactaacttctgctgaataaaatagttgaatATAACTAACTACAACTGAATA comes from the Nicotiana sylvestris chromosome 4, ASM39365v2, whole genome shotgun sequence genome and includes:
- the LOC104218796 gene encoding probable F-box protein At1g60180, with amino-acid sequence MASLHSRKNGGSNLRDSMSKKQNNGVEETLDRFIQLPDALLVQILSLLPTKDAVASCVLSKRTNLYCSSLITLNLSHWVFDKGLAIVWNSLKRLNLYLISLDDDDIVNLLSGCPALETLELSFFGGFSRLEIKSSNLKRLTLAGHWQPDAENDGSLEIIAPYLQHLEISGNFYNLMCRLVDVSSLVNAKLTFNNKCIKGIGALGTGGFDDEEENCDYSHQVLRTLVQDYLHKLSYATELSIGNCFREVLCALKFEGVPWVLIPDLKCKYLTLELLIGEFNLHGVAGLLRASPHADTLNIDIAIMPYDSSCRRFESRYSAKGDNNDMESRISSFQFPNLKNVKIGISFGVCLKYSFQWQLRKLFKLSEFLLKSSTILEKFTITSEKRKCKRCSMNCESPLLSQLAEKLLGCARSYADPVIIFQE